In Nitratireductor sp. GISD-1A_MAKvit, a genomic segment contains:
- a CDS encoding GntR family transcriptional regulator: MEEAALLDFMRGHIARGNSAEPLYRRVEMALAEAIQSSRLKRGAVIPSERTLCSALSMSRVTIRRAIEDLEREGLVHRRHGAKTVVSSRLEKSLSTMTSFSEDMRSRGLEPGCIWISKETARPSPAEMMALGISGAEEIARLKRIRTADDLPIAIETAALPVRFLPRPTAVGASLYQALEARGAMPVRAVQRMQSTPITPEEARLLEAPTDTSLLVVERRCFLEDGQIVEFTQTKYRGDVYDFVIELHR; this comes from the coding sequence ATGGAAGAAGCGGCACTTCTCGACTTCATGCGCGGGCACATCGCGCGCGGCAACAGCGCCGAACCGCTCTATCGAAGGGTCGAGATGGCGCTGGCGGAAGCCATTCAATCCTCGCGGCTGAAACGCGGCGCGGTGATCCCCAGCGAGCGGACCCTGTGCTCCGCGCTTTCCATGTCGCGCGTCACCATACGCCGCGCCATCGAGGACCTGGAGCGGGAGGGGCTTGTGCATCGGCGGCACGGGGCGAAGACCGTGGTCTCCTCGCGGCTGGAGAAATCGCTCTCCACCATGACCAGCTTTTCAGAAGACATGCGCTCGCGCGGGCTGGAGCCCGGCTGCATCTGGATTTCCAAGGAAACCGCGCGACCTTCGCCAGCGGAAATGATGGCGCTCGGCATCTCGGGGGCTGAGGAGATTGCGCGGCTGAAGCGCATCCGCACCGCCGACGACCTGCCCATCGCCATCGAGACCGCCGCGCTGCCCGTGCGGTTTCTGCCCAGGCCCACGGCGGTTGGAGCATCGCTTTATCAGGCGCTGGAGGCGCGCGGCGCCATGCCGGTGCGTGCGGTTCAGCGCATGCAGTCAACCCCGATCACGCCGGAAGAGGCGCGCCTGCTCGAGGCGCCCACAGACACCAGCCTGCTGGTGGTGGAGCGGCGCTGTTTTCTGGAGGACGGGCAGATCGTGGAGTTCACCCAGACGAAATATCGCGGCGATGTCTATGACTTCGTGATCGAGTTGCACCGATAA
- a CDS encoding N-acetylmannosamine-6-phosphate 2-epimerase, translating to MTNSIQSLENGLIVSCQPVTGGPMDAAPIVVAFALAALAGGAQGLRIESAPYVKAVRAATDAPIIGLVKRDLDTSPVRITPWIEDVEALAAAGADVIAYDATQRERPVPTAALVNRIHAAGKIAMADCSVISDARQALDEGAEMVGSTLSGYTGGPEPTEPDLELIRAMRALTPQVVAEGCIRQPHHASAALQAGARLVVVGSAITRPEHITSWFREEMDDASGVRA from the coding sequence GTGACAAACAGCATCCAGTCGCTTGAGAACGGTCTGATCGTTTCCTGCCAGCCGGTGACCGGCGGGCCGATGGATGCGGCACCGATCGTCGTTGCCTTCGCGCTGGCCGCGCTTGCCGGCGGCGCTCAGGGGCTGCGGATCGAGTCTGCCCCTTATGTGAAGGCCGTGCGGGCGGCGACCGACGCGCCCATCATCGGGCTGGTGAAACGGGATCTCGACACCTCGCCCGTGCGCATCACGCCATGGATCGAGGATGTGGAAGCGCTGGCGGCGGCGGGGGCGGATGTCATCGCCTATGACGCGACACAGCGTGAACGCCCGGTGCCAACGGCTGCACTCGTGAACCGCATTCATGCAGCCGGCAAGATCGCCATGGCCGACTGCTCCGTCATTTCCGATGCGCGGCAGGCTCTGGACGAAGGTGCCGAAATGGTCGGCTCCACACTTTCGGGCTATACGGGCGGGCCGGAACCGACGGAACCCGACCTGGAACTGATCCGCGCCATGCGCGCGCTGACGCCGCAAGTGGTGGCGGAAGGCTGCATTCGCCAGCCGCACCATGCGAGCGCCGCACTCCAGGCCGGCGCGCGGCTGGTGGTGGTCGGCTCGGCGATCACGCGGCCAGAGCACATCACCTCCTGGTTTCGTGAAGAGATGGACGACGCTTCGGGAGTGCGCGCATGA